Within the Nitrospirota bacterium genome, the region GCTGGTATTCTCAAAAGCGCCTATCTGAAAAATGTCCCTGTTTTCATTCCGGCCTTTACCGATTCCGAGATGGGGTTGGATGTCGGGACCTGGGCGATGGGGCGGGAGCTCGATCGGGCTCGTGCGCAGCTCCAAGGGGGCAGCGACCTTGATGTGTTGCGGGCGATTCATGGCGCCTATCCCTCGTTCAATCCCTATCTCGATCTCAATAGTTATGCGAGCCACGTCGTGTCGGCTAAGAAGCTGGGGATCTTTACGATCGGCGGGGGCGTGCCGCGCAATTGGGCGCAGCAAGTCGGCCCCTACATCGAGATCAGCAATTCGCGGCTCGGCCTCAATGTGCAGCCGCCTCGGTTTCAGTACGGCGTGCGCATCTGTCCGGAACCGGATTATTGGGGCGGATTGAGCGGCTGTACCTACCAGGAAGGCATTTCGTGGGGAAAGTTTGTGCCGCCGGAAGAAGGCGGGCGTTTTGCGGAAGTCTTGAGCGATGCTACGGTTGTCTGGCCTCTTCTCATGGTCGGATTGCTGGAGCGCGCCAAAGCGAAGCGCGCGGCCCGCCCATGATGGCGGCGCGCCTGTTTCGCACAATGGCGGCGCTGGTGCTGGCCCTCGTGCCATTGACTCAGGCAAGCGCCGGGTCGATCATAGACGACGGCCGCATCAGAGGGCGGGTAGATGCGCCGCTGACCCTGATCGAGTATTCCGATTTTACGTGCGGGTACTGCGTCAAGTTTTTCAAGGAAACCTTGCCCCGGTTGCAGGCCAAATATATCGATACGGGCAAAGTGCGGTTTGTGTATCGGGATTATCCAAGGGCGGATCAGGGAGTTGCCGTTGAAGCGGCAGTGGCGGCGCGTTGCGCCGGAGCGCAGGGCCGGTATTGGCCGATGCATGACCGGCTCTTCAGCGGCGGTGGCCGGTTGGATTCGGGATCGTTCAAGGGCTATGCGA harbors:
- a CDS encoding thioredoxin domain-containing protein; the protein is MMAARLFRTMAALVLALVPLTQASAGSIIDDGRIRGRVDAPLTLIEYSDFTCGYCVKFFKETLPRLQAKYIDTGKVRFVYRDYPRADQGVAVEAAVAARCAGAQGRYWPMHDRLFSGGGRLDSGSFKGYAKMMGLDQAAFAKCFDERQHLEAIFQDRQEANRWGFHGTPGFILIRTVGGPTEKEPAIAIPGAFPFEEFAEEIDRMLATAPRSQGAPLEPSGPTAVAQNSQSIIH
- a CDS encoding deoxyhypusine synthase family protein, which produces MGAREFRDGAQDGLEALEPLDPDQIASFDGLLTAMRKTAFGGRRLGEAYEVLWAMIEDPDCFVVLTLSGAMTIAKMGKIISSMIDHGMVQAVVSTGALIAHGLSESVGKTHYRHHPSMSDEELFQKGYNRVYDTLEMESNLNYVEQVVSQTMKRVKPEQTLSSEILTRELGQTLAEEYDGAGILKSAYLKNVPVFIPAFTDSEMGLDVGTWAMGRELDRARAQLQGGSDLDVLRAIHGAYPSFNPYLDLNSYASHVVSAKKLGIFTIGGGVPRNWAQQVGPYIEISNSRLGLNVQPPRFQYGVRICPEPDYWGGLSGCTYQEGISWGKFVPPEEGGRFAEVLSDATVVWPLLMVGLLERAKAKRAARP